In the Oryza glaberrima chromosome 6, OglaRS2, whole genome shotgun sequence genome, one interval contains:
- the LOC127775528 gene encoding 26S proteasome regulatory subunit S10B homolog B-like, translating to MAAEGEDAAAARRRAAATDYRKKLLTCRELEARARTARDNLKNAKKDFGKTEDDLKSLQSVGQIIGEVLRPLDSERFIVKASSGPRYVVGCRSKVDKEKLIAGTRVVLDMTTLTIMRTLPREVDPVVYNMLHEDPGNVSYSAVGGLSDQIRELRESIELPLMNPELFLRVGIKPPKGVLLYGPPGTGKTLLARAIASNIDANFLKIVSSAIIDKYIGESARLIREMFSYAREHQPCIIFMDEIDAIGGRRFSEGTSADREIQRTLMELLNQLDGFDELGKVKMIMATNRPDVLDPALLRPGRLDRKIEIPLPNEQSRMEVLKIHAAGIAKHGEIDYEAVVKLAEGFNGADLRNVCTEAGMAAIRAERDYVIHEDFMKAVRKLNDAKKLESSAHYSADFGKE from the exons atggcggcggagggggaggacgcggcggccgcgcgacGCCGCGCGGCGGCCACCGACTACAGGAAGAAGCTCCTCACCTGCAGGGAGCTCGAGGCGCGCGCCCGCACGG CAAGGGACAACCTGAAAAATGCAAAGAAAGATTTTGGGAAAACCGAGGATGACTTGAAGTCATTGCAAAGTGTAGGCCAAATAATTGGTGAAGTACTTCGACCATTGGATAGTGAACGAT TCATCGTCAAAGCCAGCAGTGGGCCCCGCTATGTTGTTGGCTGCCGAAGTAAAGTTGACAAAGAAAAGTTGATTGCTGGAACGAGGGTTGTTCTTGACATGACAACCCTTACCATCATGCGCACACTGCCACGAGAG GTTGATCCAGTGGTATATAACATGCTACATGAAGACCCCGGCAACGTCAGTTACTCAGCTGTGGGTGGATTGTCGGATCAAATAAGGGAACTTAGGGAGTCCATTGAACTTCCCCTGATGAATCCAGAATTGTTTCTTCGTGTAGGGATTAAACCGCCAAAG GGTGTTCTGCTCTATGGTCCACCTGGAACTGGGAAGACACTACTTGCTAGAGCTATTGCCAGTAACATCGATGCAAACTTTTTAAag ATTGTGTCAAGTGCTATCATTGACAAGTACATAGGTGAAAGTGCACGTCTCATAAGAGAGATGTTTTCCTATGCACGGGAGCATCAA CCATGCATCATTTTCATGGATGAAATTGATGCCATCGGTGGCCGAAGGTTCAGTGAAGGAACCAGTGCTGACCGGGAAATTCAGAGAACACTAATGGAGCTCTTAAACCAGTTAGATGGATTTGATGAGCTTGGAAAG GTAAAAATGATCATGGCGACTAATCGTCCTGATGTTTTGGACCCTGCACTCCTTCGTCCTGGGCGGTTGGACAGGAAGATTGAAATTCCACTGCCAAATGAGCAGTCGAGGATGGAAGTCCTCAAAATTCACGCAGCTGGTATCGCTAAACATGGTGAAATCGATTATGAAGCTGTCGTGAAGCTAGCTGAA GGCTTCAATGGTGCCGATCTGCGCAATGTCTGCACTGAGGCTGGCATGGCTGCTATTCGAGCAGAGCGCGACTATGTCATTCATGAAGATTTCATGAAG GCGGTGCGCAAGCTGAACGACGCCAAGAAGCTCGAGTCTAGTGCGCACTACAGCGCGGACTTTGGCAAGGAATGA
- the LOC127775940 gene encoding C2 and GRAM domain-containing protein At1g03370-like, with product MTRLRSLSSSARLAAAEWAAPMKLQVRVVEARGLPAVRVDGTSDPFVKLQLGKRRAKTAVARRTLAPAWDEEFSFLVGDIAEELVVSVLNEDKYFSNDLLGKVRVPLADVMETDDLSLGTAWYQLQPKSKKSKKKSRGEVCLCISLSTRTHVSEESQSVNPASDDASSSDRSIEHKDAVLSTTSSYIDLSACASAMDRASQSSMEQLADSIVDQPPRSSMEQLAVAEPGAAAAEGDAMSNSSSVVEVLSRYFFGNKPADVVPSAASDAESVDQFQEPKVCSEDHETPESGTSSESSLDELLKTMESKDQGCEMPANLPGGVLIDESYVAAPTELNSLLFSKNSDFWPAVSELQGTSGFQIEPWKLDNNETCLQRTLTYTKAASKLVKAVKATEEQKYLKAVGNSFAVHSVVSTPDVPCGGCFKIEILYCITPGPSLSSEEQTSHLTVSWRVNFVQSTMMKGMIESGAKQGMAEGFAHFSEILSQKIKVAEADDANSNKEKILSSLHAQKESGWRLIVRFLFNFTFIFSVIIASYVIAHLHLSKPNAMHGLEYFGIDLPDSIGEVVVCAVLILQGQNIFNIIKRFLNAWKQKGSDHGVKAHGDGWLMTVALIEGTGITNSNSKELFDMYAVFTCNAKRKTSSVKFQTSEPKWNEIYEFDAMDDPPSRMDVAIHDANGPFDQSPIGHAEVNFLKSNLSDLTDVWLPLEGKCDQTSNPKIHLRIFLNNSRGTEVVMNYLAKMRKEVGKKINLRSAQTNAAFRKLFNLPPEEFLIDDFTCHLKRKMPLQGRLFFSPRIIGFYSNIFGHKTKFFFLWDDVDDIQVIPPTLSIGSPSLTIILRKGRGLEAKHGAKGTDPNGRLKYYFQSFVSFNDAHRIIMAIWKMRSLSPEQQGDMIEKESDTKELQLEEGGTLFTHEDVKMSEIFSSALSVDVESLMEMFSGGPLEHRMMQKAGCIDYSPTEWELVSRNIYQRQISYKFDKNLSRYGGEATTTQQRYALVNQEGWAIEEVMSLQGVLLGDCFNVQMKYTVVNVPSKPNTSSVQVLLGIAWLKSTKQQKKITKSVISNSSIRLKELFAEVEKDLTSRSGAS from the exons ATGACAAGGCTCCGGAGCTTGTCGTCGAGcgcgcggctggcggcggcggagtgggcgGCGCCGATGAAGCTGCAGGTGAGGGTGGTGGAGGCGCGGGGGCTCCCCGCGGTGCGCGTGGACGGGACGAGCGACCCGTTCGTGAAGCTGCAGCTCGGGAAGCGGCGGGCCaagacggcggtggcgaggaggaccCTGGCCCCCGCGTGGGACGAGGAGTTCAGCTTCCTCGTCGGCGACATCGCCGAGGAGCTCGTCGTGTCCGTGCTCAACGAGGACAAGTACTTCAGCAACGACCTCCTCGGGAAGGTCAGGGTGCCCCTCGCCGACGTCATGGAGACCGACGACCTCTCCCTCGGCACCGCCTGGTACCAGCTCCAGCCCAAGAGCAAGAAGTCCAAGAAGAAATCTCGCG GAGAAGTTTGCCTGTGCATATCATTGTCTACAAGAACTCATGTTTCAGAGGAATCGCAGAGTGTGAATCCTGCTTCGGATGATGCATCCAGCTCGGACAGGTCAATTGAACATAAGGATGCGGTTTTATCAACCACTAGTAGTTACATTGACCTATCAGCGTGTGCCAGCGCCATGGACCGGGCATCGCAGAGCAGCATGGAACAATTGGCAGATAGCATTGTGGATCAACCACCGCGTAGCAGCATGGAGCAATTGGCAGTTGCTGAACCTGGAGCAGCGGCTGCTGAAGGCGATGCAATGTCGAATTCATCGTCGGTGGTAGAGGTCCTCTCTCGGTATTTCTTTGGGAATAAACCTGCCGATGTCGTGCCTTCGGCTGCATCAGATGCTGAGTCGGTCGATCAGTTTCAAGAGCCAAAAGTGTGTTCTGAAGACCATGAAACCCCTGAAAGTGGCACATCATCTGAGTCAAGCCTTGATGAGCTGCTGAAAACTATGGAGTCCAAAGATCAGGGCTGTGAAATGCCAGCGAACTTGCCTGGGGGTGTACTAATTGACGAATCTTATGTTGCTGCACCAACTGAATTGAATTCCCTCTTGTTCTCTAAAAATTCAGATTTCTGGCCAGCAGTATCTGAGCTTCAAGGAACAAGTGGGTTTCAGATTGAACCATGGAAGCTTGATAATAACGAAACTTGTTTGCAAAGAACATTGACCTACACCAAAGCTGCGAGTAAATTAGTTAAAGCTGTGAAAGCCACAGAAGAGCAGAAATACTTGAAAGCGGTTGGGAATTCTTTCGCTGTTCATTCTGTTGTTAGTACCCCTGATGTTCCTTGTGGCGGTTGTTTCAAGATAGAGATATTGTATTGTATAACACCAGGTCCCTCGTTATCATCTGAAGAACAAACATCACATCTCACTGTAAGCTGGCGGGTGAACTTTGTTCAGAGCACTATGATGAAAGGAATGATTGAAAGTGGTGCAAAACAAGGAATGGCGGAAGGCTTTGCGCATTTTTCTGAAATACTCTCCCAGAAGATTAAAGTAGCTGAGGCTGATGATGCTAATTCCAACAAAGAAAAGATTTTATCTTCACTGCATGCTCAGAAAGAATCAGGCTGGAGACTGATTGTCCGCTTTCTTTTCAACTTCACGTTCATTTTTTCAGTTATCATAGCATCGTATGTCATAGCACACCTTCACTTGTCAAAGCCCAATGCAATGCATGGGCTGGAATATTTTGGCATTGACCTTCCAGATTCAATTGGAGAGGTTGTGGTTTGTGCTGTTTTGATCCTTCAGGGACAGAATATCTTCAATATAATAAAGCGCTTCTTAAATGCATGGAAACAAAAAG GTAGTGATCATGGGGTCAAAGCTCATGGTGATGGTTGGTTGATGACTGTTGCACTTATTGAGGGCACTGGTATCACTAATTCTAATTCAAAAGAATTATTTGATATGTATGCCGTTTTTACCTGCAACGCAAAGAGGAAAACAAGCTCAGTAAAATTCCAAACATCAGAGCCAAAATGGAATG AGATATATGAATTTGATGCAATGGATGATCCTCCATCAAGAATGGATGTGGCTATTCATGACGCTAATGGGCCATTTGATCAATCCCCCATTGGTCACGCTGAAGTGAACTTTCTGAAAAGCAATTTATCAGATTTAACCGACGTATGGCTTCCTCTCGAGGGAAAGTGCGATCAAACTAGCAACCCTAAGATACACTTgagaatatttttaaataactcGAGAGGAACTGAAGTTGTTATGAACTACCTGGCAAAGATGCGGAAAGAAGTTGGCAAGAAG ATAAATTTGCGGTCTGCCCAAACAAATGCAGCATTTCGGAAACTCTTTAACCTCCCACCGGAAGAGTTTCTCATCGATGATTTTACCTGCCATCTAAAACGAAAGATGCCACTTCAG GGGCGCCTCTTCTTTTCACCAAGAATTATTGGATTTTATTCCAACATATTTGGTCACAAgaccaagtttttctttttgtgggaTGATGTTGACGATATCCAAGTTATCCCTCCCACCCTGTCAATTGGTAGCCCATCCTTGACGATCATCCTCCGAAAGGGTAGAGGTTTAGAAGCAAAACATGGTGCCAAGGGAACAGATCCTAATGGAAGACTCAAATACTATTTTCAGTCCTTTGTTTCATTCAATGATGCCCATAG AATAATCATGGCAATTTGGAAAATGCGATCACTGAGTCCAGAACAGCAGGGGGATATGATCGAAAAAGAGTCCGATACCAAAGAACTCCAGCTCGAAGAAGGTGGAACCTTATTTACCCATGAAGATGTCAAAATGTCTGAAATATTCTCATCGGCCCTCTCTGTTGAT GTCGAGTCCCTGATGGAGATGTTTTCAGGAGGGCCTTTGGAACACAGAATGATGCAAAAAGCTGGTTGTATTGACTACTCGCCAACAGAATGGGAACTTGTAAGCCGAAATATATACCAGCGGCAAATCAGCTAcaagtttgacaaaaacttgTCAAGATATGGAGGAGAAGCAACCACCACTCAGCAGAGGTATGCCCTAGTGAACCAAGAAGGCTGGGCCATTGAAGAGGTGATGAGCCTACAAGGTGTTCTACTGGGGGACTGCTTCAAT GTTCAGATGAAGTACACTGTGGTGAATGTACCGTCAAAACCGAACACTTCCAGTGTGCAGGTTTTGTTGGGGATAGCCTGGTTAAAGAGCACTAAGCAACAAAAGAAGATCACGAAGAGTGTCATTTCCAATTCATCCATTAGATTGAAGGAGCTCTTTGCTGAAGTAGAGAAGGATCTTACATCGAGAAGCG GGGCAAGCTGA
- the LOC127777550 gene encoding uncharacterized protein LOC127777550 — protein MEEQLKRPVTMKKISVQKKSPSGKFLHILHASPTGKLSVTNSPEAPAVMMTTPTKHAAAAAAAQSKQLLGSPRVASPSCLCSPTTHAGSFRCRLHRGGGGAAAAAAGLAGSIGCGCGEMDKKPGV, from the coding sequence ATGGAGGAGCAGCTGAAGAGGCCTGTGACGATGAAGAAGATCTCGGTGCAAAAGAAGTCGCCGTCGGGGAAGTTCCTGCACATCCTCCACGCCTCGCCGACGGGGAAGCTCTCGGTGACCAACTCGCCGGAGGCGCCGGCGGTGATGATGACCACACCGACGaagcatgccgccgccgccgccgccgcgcagtcGAAGCAGCTGCTGGGGAGCCCCCGGGTGGCCTCGCCGTCGTGCCTCTGCTCGCCGACGACGCACGCCGGCTCGTTCCGGTGCAGgctccaccgcggcggcggcggcgccgccgccgccgccgccgggctcgcCGGATCCatcggctgcggctgcggcgagaTGGACAAGAAGCCCGGCGTATGA
- the LOC127777518 gene encoding ABC transporter G family member 26 — protein MMEISSNEEMMEMAIVEQLPPSSHHLNGGSVEVDMEEDHVWPTKDGPLPIFLKFENVEYKVKLTPKNPLTAARVAFASHKSTEDQGSCKHILKGIGGSVDPGEILALMGPSGSGKTTLLKILGGRLSGGVKGQITYNDTPYSPCLKRRIGFVTQDDVLFPQLTVEETLVFAAFLRLPARMSKQQKRDRVDAIITELNLERCRHTKIGGAFVRGVSGGERKRTSIGYEILVDPSLLLLDEPTSGLDSTSAAKLLVVLRRLARSAARRTVITTIHQPSSRMFHMFDKLLLVAEGHAIYHGGARGCMRHFAALGFSPGIAMNPAEFLLDLATGNLDGISSPASLLLPSAAAASPDSPEFRSHVIKYLQARHRAAGEEEAAAAAAREGGGGGGAGRDEAAKQLRMAVRMRKDRRGGIGWLEQFAVLSRRTFRERAADYLDKMRLAQSVGVALLLGLLWWKSQTSNEAQLRDQVGLIFYICIFWTSSSLFGSVYVFPFEKLYLVKERKADMYRLSAYYASSTVCDAVPHVVYPVLFTAILYFMADLRRTVPCFCLTLLATLLIVLTSQGTGELLGAAILSVKRAGVMASLVLMLFLLTGGYYVQHIPKFIRWLKYVSFMHYGFNLLLKAQYHGHLTYNCGSRGGCQRLQSSPSFGTVDLDGGMREVWILLAMAVAYRLLAYLCLRKRISLMPL, from the exons ATGATGGAGATCAGCAGCAATGAGGAGATGATGGAGATGGCCATTGTTGAGCAGCTGCCTCCTTCCTCTCATCATCTCAATGGTGGCAGTGTTGAGGTTGACATGGAGGAGGATCATGTGTGGCCAACCAAAGATGGCCCTCTCCCTATATTCCTTAAG TTTGAGAATGTGGAGTACAAGGTGAAGCTGACTCCAAAGAACCCACTAACAGCTGCAAGGGTGGCATTTGCATCTCACAAGAGCACTGAGGATCAGGGCAGCTGCAAGCACATCCTCAAGGGGATAGGAGGCAGTGTTGACCCTGGTGAGATCCTGGCACTGATGGGCCCATCTGGCAGTGGCAAGACCACGCTGCTCAAGATACTTGGAGGCAGGCTCAGTGGTGGTGTCAAGGGCCAGATCACCTACAATGACACCCCCTACAGTCCCTGCCTCAAAAGAAG GATTGGATTTGTGACACAGGACGACGTCCTTTTCCCTCAGTTGACAGTGGAGGAGACCCTTGTGTTCGCTGCCTTCTTGAGACTCCCCGCTCGCATGTCAAAGCAGCAGAAGCGCGACAGAGTTGACGCCATCATAACTGAGCTAAATCTAGAGAG GTGCCGGCACACCAAGATCGGCGGCGCGTTCGTGCGCGGCGTGTCGGGCGGCGAGAGGAAGCGGACGAGCATCGGGTACGAGATCCTCGTCGACCCGTCGCTGCTGCTCCTCGACGAGCCCACCTCGGGCCTCGACTCCACGTCGGCGGCGAAGCTCCTCGTcgtgctccgccgcctcgccaggTCGGCGGCCCGCCGGACGGTGATCACCACCATCCACCAGCCCTCCAGCCGGATGTTCCACATGTTCGACAagctgctgctcgtcgccgaGGGCCACGCCATCTACcacggcggcgcccgcggctgCATGCGCCACTTCGCCGCCCTCGGCTTCTCCCCCGGCATCGCCATGAACCCCGCCGAGTTCCTCCTCGACCTCGCCACCGGCAACCTCGACGGCatctcctcccccgcctccctcctcctcccctccgccgccgccgcctcgccggactCCCCCGAGTTCAGGTCCCACGTCATCAAG TACTTGCAGGCGAGGCAcagggcggccggcgaggaggaggcggcggccgcggcggcgagggagggcggcggcggaggtggcgcgggGAGGGATGAGGCGGCGAAGCAGCTGAGAATGGCGGTGAGGATGAGGAAGGATAGGCGGGGCGGCATCGGCTGGCTGGAGCAGTTCGCCGTGCTGTCGCGGCGCACGTTCCGGGAGCGCGCCGCCGACTACCTCGACAAGATGCGCCTCGCCCAGTCCGTCGgcgtcgccctcctcctcggcctcctctgGTGGAAGTCCCAGACCTCCAACGAGGCCCAGCTCCGTGACCAA GTGGGGTTGATATTCTACATCTGCATATTctggacgtcgtcgtcgctgttCGGGTCGGTGTACGTGTTCCCGTTCGAGAAGCTGTACCTGGTGAAGGAGAGGAAGGCGGACATGTACAGGCTGAGCGCCTACTACGCGAGCAGCACGGTGTGCGACGCGGTGCCGCACGTCGTGTACCCGGTGCTCTTCACGGCCATCCTCTACTTCATGGCCGACCTGCGCCGCACCGTGCCCTGCTTCTGCCTCACCCTCCTCGCCACCCTCCTCATCGTCCTCACCAGCCAGGGCACCGGCGAGCTGCTCGGCGCCGCCATCCTCAGCGTCAAGCGCGCCGGCGTCATGGCCTCGCTCGTCCTCATGCTCTTCCTCCTCACCGGCGGCTACTACGTCCAG CATATACCGAAGTTCATAAGGTGGCTCAAGTACGTGTCGTTCATGCACTACGGGTTCAACCTGCTGCTGAAGGCGCAGTACCACGGCCACCTTACCTACAACtgcggcagccgcggcggctgcCAGCGGCTGCAGTCCTCGCCGTCGTTCGGCACCGTCGACCTCGACGGCGGCATGCGCGAGGTCTGGATCCtcctcgccatggccgtcgccTACCGCCTCCTCGCCTACCTCTGCCTCCGCAAGCGGATCAGCCTCATGCCCTTGTAG